From Triticum aestivum cultivar Chinese Spring chromosome 4A, IWGSC CS RefSeq v2.1, whole genome shotgun sequence, a single genomic window includes:
- the LOC123086949 gene encoding endoglucanase 10, protein MFGRDPWGGTLEISNADSATDDDRSRDLDRGAMMRHQLDETQQSWLLAGPGDQAGKKKKKYVDIGCMVIDRKIFMWTIGLILGVGLFVGFVMMIVKLVPHKKPPPPPPDQYTLALHKALMFFNAQRSGHLPKHNGVSWRGNSGMKDGLSDSTVKKSLVGGFYDAGDAIKFNYPMAWSMTMLSWTVIEYRAKYEAIGELDHVKEIIKWGTDYMLKTFNSSADTIDRIVAQVGVGDTSKGPMPNDHYCWMRPEDIDYKRPVIECHSCSDLAAEMAAALAAASIVFKDSKTYSDKLVHGAKALYKFGRLQRGRYSPNGSDQSLFYNSTSYWDEFVWGGAWMYFATGNTSYLTIATAPGMAKHAGAFWIGSPNYGVFTWDDKLPGSQVLLSRLRLFLSPGYPYEEILRTFHNQTDNVMCSYLPVFNSFNFTKGGLIQLNHGGPQPLQYVVNAAFLASLYADYLDTADTPGWYCGPNFYTTDVLRKFAKSQLDYILGKNPQKMSYVVGFGKKYPKRVHHRGASIPHNGVKYGCKGGFKWRESKKANPNILVGAMVAGPDKHDGFKDIRTNYNYTEPTLAANAGLVAALISLADIDTGRYSIDKNTIFSAVPPMFPTPPPPPSAWKP, encoded by the exons ACCAGCTGGACGAGACGCAGCAGAGCTGGCTGCTGGCCGGCCCGGGCGACCAGgccgggaagaagaagaagaagtacgtGGACATCGGCTGCATGGTCATCGACCGCAAGATCTTCATGTGGACCATCGGCCTCATCCTCGGCGTCGGCCTCTTCGTCGGCTTCGTCATGATGATCGTCAAGCTCGTCCCGCAcaagaagccgccgccgccgccccccgacCAGTACACCCTCGCGCTCCACAAGGCGCTCATGTTCTTCAACGCCCAGCGAT CTggtcatctgcccaagcacaacgGCGTGAGCTGGAGGGGCAACTCCGGCATGAAGGACGGCCTCTCGGACAGCACCGTCAAGAAGAGCTTGGTCGGAGGCTTCTACGACGCAGGCGACGCCATCAAGTTCAATTACCCCATGGCCTGGTCCATGACCATGCTCAGCTGGACGGTCATCGAGTACAGGGCCAAGTACGAGGCCATCGGCGAGCTCGACCATGTCAAGGAGATCATCAAGTGGGGCACCGACTACATGCTCAAGACCTTCAACTCGTCCGCCGACACcatcgaccggatcgtcgcccag GTCGGCGTGGGTGACACCTCCAAAGGCCCCATGCCGAACGACCACTACTGCTGGATGAGACCAGAGGACATTGATTACAAGAGGCCTGTCATCGAGTGCCACTCTTGCTCGGATCTTGCCGCTGAAATGGCTGCCGCCCTTGCCGCAGCTTCCATAGTGTTCAAGGACAGCAAGACGTACTCTGACAAGCTCGTCCACGGTGCCAAGGCGCTGTACAAGTTCGGTAGGCTGCAGCGCGGCCGATACAGCCCCAATGGCTCTGATCAGTCGCTGTTCTACAATTCCACCAGCTACTGGGATGAGTTTGTGTGGGGCGGTGCGTGGATGTACTTCGCCACGGGGAACACATCATACCTCACCATCGCCACAGCTCCAGGGATGGCGAAGCACGCGGGAGCGTTCTGGATTGGTAGCCCAAACTATGGAGTGTTTACCTGGGATGACAAGCTTCCAGGATCTCAG GTTCTTCTCAGCAGGTTGCGGCTCTTCCTAAGTCCAGGGTATCCTTATGAAGAAATATTAAGGACATTCCACAACCAAACTGACAATGTCATGTGCTCCTATTTACCagtattcaattcattcaacttCACTAAAG GAGGATTGATACAactcaaccatggagggcctcaaCCACTTCAGTACGTCGTCAATGCAGCATTCCTTGCCTCTTTGTATGCTGATTACCTGGACACTGCAGATACACCAGGGTGGTATTGTGGACCTAATTTCTATACCACAGATGTCCTCCGCAAGTTTGCAAAGTCACAG CTTGATTATATTCTAGGCAAGAACCCACAAAAGATGAGCTACGTCGTTGGTTTTGGAAAGAAGTACCCCAAGCGCGTTCATCACAGAGGGGCATCAATCCCTCATAACGGTGTCAAGTACGGATGCAAAGGAGGTTTTAAATGGAGGGAGTCTAAGAAAGCAAACCCTAATATCCTCGTCGGAGCAATGGTTGCTGGCCCTGACAAGCATGATGGCTTCAAAGATATCCGCACAAATTACAATTACACAGAGCCTACTCTTGCAGCAAATGCTGGCCTGGTTGCAGCATTGATTTCTCTAGCTGACATCGATACTGGAAGATACTCAATTGATAAGAACACCATCTTCTCAGCAGTTCCCCCAATGTTCCCGACACCCCCACCACCGCCATCAGCTTGGAAACCGTGA
- the LOC123086950 gene encoding pentatricopeptide repeat-containing protein At1g77405 → MSSSTAPSPSPSRLVPQLLVALLQRRRFDAALRPSPTFRGFSPSSIAASLAAIPRLILPRSAGRLCPQRPFPAPSSSYHRRVAAALTLAFLNWSHSDAANPRAVPLTEAPLRAAALSLARARALPALFGLLREHAPLVSTAALTDVIRALGEEGLPRQALAAFHRARQLRCSPDAQCHNTLLAALCRNGRFKEARFLLDQMERPGARCRPDSYTYTVLISWYCRIGAGTGCRKAARRRIYEAGRLFRRMGEKGLEPDVVTYNCYINGLCKTYRVERAHEVFDEMVKKGCLPNRVTYNSFVRYYSAVNKVDKAVEWMREMVARGHGMATSSTYTPLIHSLYESGRIGDARRFMIEMAESGHLPREHTYKLVKDATEKADEEALPAELCHSIEDGIKERFQHVLRMKPIMRPVTR, encoded by the coding sequence ATGTCCTCCTCCActgccccgtccccgtcgccgtcccgcCTGGTGCCGCAGctcctggtggccctcctccagcgccgccgcttcGACGCCGCGCTCCGCCCGTCCCCCACCTTCCGCGGCTTCTCCCCGTCCTCcatcgccgcctcgctcgccgccatCCCGCGCCTCATCCTCCCGCGCTCCGCGGGCCGCCTCTGCCCGCAGCGGCCCTTccccgccccgtcctcctcctACCACCGCCGGGTCGCCGCCGCGCTCACCCTCGCCTTCCTCAACTGGTCCCACTCCGACGCTGCCAACCCGCGCGCCGTCCCGCTCACCGAGGCCCCGCTCCGCGCCGCCGCGCTCTCCCTCGCCCGCGCCCGCGCGCTCCCCGCGCTCTTCGGCCTCCTCCGCGAGCACGCCCCGCTCGTCTCCACCGCCGCGCTCACCGACGTcatccgcgcgctcggcgaggagGGCCTCCCGCGGCAGGCCCTCGCCGCCTTCCACCGCGCGCGCCAGCTCCGGTGCTCCCCGGACGCGCAGTGCCACAACACGCTGCTCGCCGCGCTGTGCCGGAACGGCCGGTTCAAGGAGGCCAGGTTCCTGCTCGACCAGATGGAGCGCCCCGGCGCGCGCTGCAGGCCTGACTCCTACACCTACACCGTGCTCATTTCCTGGTACTGCCGGATCGGGGCGGGGACCGGGTGCCGGAAGGCCGCCAGGAGAAGGATCTACGAGGCCGGGAGGCTGTTCCGGAGGATGGGGGAGAAGGGGCTGGAGCCGGACGTCGTGACCTACAACTGCTATATCAATGGCCTCTGCAAGACGTACCGCGTGGAGCGTGCgcacgaggtgttcgatgaaatggtgAAGAAGGGGTGCTTGCCAAACCGGGTGACATATAACTCGTTTGTGAGGTATTACAGTGCGGTGAATAAGGTTGACAAGGCCGTTGAGTGGATGAGGGAAATGGTGGCGAGGGGGCATGGGATGGCGACATCAAGCACGTACACACCTCTTATACATTCGCTATACGAGAGTGGGCGGATCGGGGATGCAAGGCGGTTCATGATCGAGATGGCGGAAAGCGGGCACCTGCCAAGGGAACACACCTACAAGCTTGTGAAGGATGCAACTGAAAAGGCCGATGAGGAGGCCTTGCCAGCAGAGCTGTGTCACTCCATTGAGGATGGCATCAAGGAAAGGTTTCAGCATGTACTGCGTATGAAACCCATAATGCGGCCAGTGACAAGATAA